One Halomonas sp. THAF5a genomic region harbors:
- a CDS encoding LysR substrate-binding domain-containing protein, which translates to MSPASRLPLPTLRAFEAAARHGSFSAAADELHVTAAAVSHRIKALEESLGLPLFERKVRGVVLTEAGVRYQARIAEAFTLIDRATRELGQPSLDGPLRVSAPQAFLQHALMPRVGDLQRRHPGLELTLVGDNRLADLRSGQVDLAIRFGNGDYHGLHVAPLLDDAITVLAPADGKRLPDDWRHACFIEDASALPTEPWSHWRPWWREAGLHAPEELRRLTVSDSGLALTACRQGLGLCLSRLSLAQEAIARGEVVALRPWRRTEFSHFLVSLPEAADAPRVVAFRDWLDETLRDLRQAMKAAIRQPSA; encoded by the coding sequence ATGTCGCCCGCCTCACGACTCCCCTTGCCCACCCTGCGTGCCTTCGAGGCGGCGGCGCGTCATGGCAGCTTCAGCGCGGCCGCCGACGAGCTGCATGTCACCGCCGCCGCCGTCAGTCATCGCATCAAGGCCCTGGAGGAGAGCCTGGGCCTGCCCCTGTTCGAGCGCAAGGTGCGCGGGGTGGTGCTCACCGAGGCCGGCGTGCGCTACCAGGCGCGCATCGCCGAGGCCTTCACCCTCATCGATCGCGCCACCCGAGAGCTTGGCCAGCCGAGTCTCGACGGTCCGCTGCGAGTGTCGGCGCCCCAGGCCTTCCTGCAACACGCGCTGATGCCGCGGGTAGGCGACCTGCAGCGTCGCCACCCGGGGCTGGAGCTCACGCTAGTGGGCGACAACCGGCTCGCCGACCTGCGCAGCGGCCAGGTCGATCTCGCGATCCGGTTCGGCAACGGCGACTACCATGGCCTGCATGTCGCACCGCTGCTCGACGATGCCATCACGGTACTGGCCCCGGCGGATGGGAAAAGGCTGCCCGACGATTGGCGGCATGCCTGCTTCATCGAGGACGCGAGCGCCTTGCCCACTGAGCCCTGGAGCCACTGGCGCCCATGGTGGCGCGAGGCGGGGCTGCATGCGCCCGAGGAGCTGCGACGGCTCACGGTCTCGGACAGCGGGCTGGCGCTCACCGCCTGCCGCCAGGGCCTGGGGTTGTGCCTGTCACGGCTGTCGCTGGCCCAGGAGGCGATCGCGCGCGGTGAGGTCGTGGCCTTGCGCCCCTGGCGGCGCACCGAGTTCAGCCACTTTCTGGTCAGCCTGCCGGAGGCGGCGGATGCCCCGCGAGTCGTTGCCTTTCGTGACTGGCTGGATGAGACGCTGCGCGACCTGCGCCAGGCGATGAAGGCGGCGATCCGCCAGCCATCAGCCTAG
- a CDS encoding helix-turn-helix domain-containing protein encodes MSPESYDGPPGRRRRRGAPAPELRALAPGTPSALARRGRMALAADLLCQPEATVSRVAEQVGYATPYAFSAAFKRVRGVSPTRYRAQAR; translated from the coding sequence GTGTCACCCGAATCCTACGACGGGCCGCCCGGACGACGACGAAGGCGGGGAGCGCCAGCCCCCGAGCTGAGGGCCTTGGCGCCTGGGACGCCGTCAGCGCTTGCACGCCGCGGGCGGATGGCCCTGGCGGCGGACCTGCTATGCCAGCCCGAGGCGACGGTGAGCCGCGTGGCGGAGCAGGTCGGCTATGCGACGCCCTATGCCTTCAGCGCCGCCTTCAAGCGGGTGCGCGGCGTCAGCCCGACCCGGTACCGGGCCCAGGCCCGCTAG
- the nfsA gene encoding oxygen-insensitive NADPH nitroreductase: MNPTIELLKSHRSIRKFTDQPVSRALLEELVSAGQAAATSSHVQAYSVIHVTDPANREAIAELAGGQGYVASAGAFLVFCADMKRPTEAAERTGARVVRGMTEQLLVASVDTALMAQNVAVAAESEGLGICYIGGIRNDPQQVSELLGLPDHVYPVFGMCLGYPAHQPDVKPRLPVAAILKQDTYRDDREEVAAFDETMQAYYRSRKGGTKQSDWSHNLTPLFDTKLRPHMRPFLVERGFEMK; encoded by the coding sequence ATGAATCCCACCATCGAACTGCTCAAGTCCCACCGCTCGATCCGCAAGTTCACCGACCAGCCGGTCTCCCGCGCGCTGCTCGAGGAGCTGGTCAGCGCCGGCCAGGCCGCGGCCACCTCCAGCCACGTGCAGGCCTACAGCGTCATTCACGTGACCGACCCCGCCAACCGCGAGGCGATCGCCGAGCTCGCCGGCGGCCAGGGCTACGTGGCGAGCGCCGGCGCCTTCCTGGTGTTCTGCGCCGACATGAAGCGACCCACCGAGGCCGCCGAGCGCACCGGCGCGCGGGTGGTACGCGGCATGACCGAGCAGCTGCTGGTGGCCAGCGTCGATACCGCCCTGATGGCCCAGAACGTTGCCGTCGCCGCGGAGTCCGAGGGGCTCGGCATCTGCTACATCGGCGGCATCCGCAACGACCCCCAGCAGGTCAGCGAGCTGCTCGGCCTGCCCGATCATGTCTACCCGGTGTTCGGCATGTGCCTGGGCTATCCCGCCCACCAGCCGGACGTGAAGCCGCGCCTGCCGGTGGCGGCGATCCTCAAGCAGGACACCTACCGTGACGACCGGGAGGAGGTCGCCGCCTTCGACGAGACCATGCAGGCCTACTACCGGTCGCGGAAGGGCGGCACCAAGCAGAGCGACTGGTCCCACAACCTCACCCCGCTGTTCGACACCAAGCTGCGCCCGCACATGCGCCCGTTCCTGGTCGAGCGCGGCTTCGAGATGAAGTGA
- a CDS encoding EAL domain-containing protein yields the protein MGRCARRNGHCGRCERALPFDFTMAFQPIVDLKRRRVHAYEALVRGPEGEPASQILDQVTEALLYRFDQACRVRAIEQVSALGMQESLSINFLPNAVYEPEACIQATLEVSRRVGWPLDRLIFEVVESERIQDHAHLSAIITAYRRMGFRVALDDFGTGHANLDVLISQRPDKLKIDRQLVMGCDTDPRRQALLRALIDLTRPLAIDLIAEGIETAAEARWLYAAGISLQQGYYFARPALNALAQGVEARLAAVLDAPVSIEDAPMRAAGAFS from the coding sequence ATGGGACGCTGCGCAAGAAGGAACGGACACTGCGGTCGCTGTGAACGGGCGCTGCCCTTCGATTTCACCATGGCCTTCCAGCCGATCGTCGACCTGAAACGGCGACGCGTGCACGCCTACGAGGCGCTGGTGCGGGGCCCCGAGGGAGAGCCGGCGAGCCAGATCCTCGACCAGGTGACCGAGGCACTGCTCTACCGCTTCGACCAGGCGTGCCGCGTCCGGGCCATCGAGCAGGTCAGCGCCCTGGGCATGCAGGAGAGCCTGTCGATCAACTTCCTGCCCAACGCCGTCTACGAGCCCGAGGCGTGCATCCAGGCCACGCTGGAGGTCTCGAGACGGGTGGGCTGGCCACTGGACCGGCTGATCTTCGAGGTCGTCGAGTCGGAGCGGATCCAGGACCATGCCCACCTGAGCGCCATCATCACCGCCTATCGCCGCATGGGCTTCCGGGTCGCCCTGGACGACTTCGGCACCGGCCACGCCAACCTCGACGTGCTGATCTCCCAGCGGCCCGACAAGCTGAAGATCGACCGCCAGCTGGTGATGGGCTGCGACACCGACCCGCGCCGCCAGGCCCTGCTGCGGGCGCTGATCGACCTGACGCGCCCGCTGGCGATCGACCTGATCGCCGAGGGCATCGAGACGGCCGCGGAGGCGCGCTGGCTTTACGCGGCGGGCATCTCCCTGCAGCAGGGCTACTACTTCGCTCGCCCGGCCCTGAACGCCCTGGCACAGGGGGTCGAGGCGCGCCTGGCGGCGGTGCTCGATGCCCCCGTATCCATCGAAGACGCGCCCATGCGGGCCGCCGGAGCCTTCTCATGA
- a CDS encoding FMN-dependent NADH-azoreductase, with protein sequence MTHLLQLDASARPGLAGIDEHGSLSRLLTHRFVAGWQARQPEATVTHRDVGATPPAFIDQRWIQAAFTPAERQAPWMAEVLAESDRLIDELRAADVVVIGAPLYNFGMPAALKAWVDQVVRMGRTVEYDPSRPDDPFIPLLDDRPRHAVILASRGGAGFEPGGALAHMNHLEPGLATVLGFIGITRIHRVAIEHQEEGGERLAASRAAAERRVDELIARLQASSPASPQPALTA encoded by the coding sequence ATGACCCACCTCCTGCAACTGGACGCCAGCGCCCGCCCCGGCCTCGCCGGCATCGATGAGCACGGCTCCCTCAGCCGTCTCCTGACCCACCGCTTCGTCGCCGGCTGGCAGGCCCGCCAGCCGGAGGCTACCGTGACCCATCGCGACGTGGGCGCCACCCCGCCCGCCTTCATCGATCAGCGCTGGATCCAGGCCGCCTTCACGCCCGCCGAGCGCCAGGCACCCTGGATGGCGGAAGTGCTGGCCGAGAGCGACCGGCTGATCGACGAACTGAGGGCCGCCGATGTCGTGGTGATCGGCGCGCCGCTCTACAACTTCGGCATGCCGGCAGCGCTGAAGGCCTGGGTGGACCAGGTCGTGCGCATGGGCCGCACGGTGGAGTATGACCCCAGCCGGCCGGACGATCCCTTCATCCCCCTGCTGGACGACCGCCCGCGCCACGCCGTCATCCTGGCCTCGCGGGGCGGCGCCGGCTTCGAGCCCGGCGGCGCGCTGGCGCACATGAACCACCTCGAGCCGGGGCTTGCCACGGTGCTGGGGTTCATCGGCATCACCCGGATCCACCGCGTGGCCATCGAGCACCAGGAAGAGGGCGGGGAGCGGCTGGCCGCCTCCCGCGCCGCGGCCGAGCGCCGGGTGGATGAGCTGATCGCCCGGTTGCAGGCGTCCTCGCCGGCGAGCCCCCAGCCGGCGCTCACGGCCTGA
- a CDS encoding DUF427 domain-containing protein has translation MADTSEPRITLHPHERRVRVVIDGTLLADTTRAIELRETGYPPRLYLPREDVRMDRLTPTETSTHCPFKGEASYFAFGEHEDVAWSYESPLESLKEIEGRVVFYPGPGEKR, from the coding sequence ATGGCCGATACCTCCGAGCCCCGCATCACGCTGCATCCGCACGAGCGCCGGGTGCGGGTCGTCATCGACGGCACCCTGCTCGCCGACACCACCCGCGCCATCGAGCTGCGCGAGACCGGCTACCCGCCCCGGCTTTACCTGCCCCGGGAGGACGTGCGCATGGACCGGCTGACGCCCACCGAGACCAGTACCCACTGCCCCTTCAAGGGCGAGGCCAGCTACTTCGCCTTCGGCGAGCACGAGGACGTGGCCTGGAGCTACGAGAGCCCGCTCGAGAGCCTCAAGGAGATCGAGGGCAGGGTGGTGTTCTACCCGGGCCCCGGCGAGAAGCGGTAG
- a CDS encoding DUF1499 domain-containing protein encodes MTSHRTPSARQGRGAAFKVAIAGGILAGLAGLSMAGAGPAYRLALLSLGEAFGLLRYGALVALGAAGLGAVGLLIAAVTRRALAALLAALVILAGMALVAVPWQQLQQARTVPPIHDITTDLEAPPVFETLAEARQAAPNAVAYPGEATAKQQREGYPELGPLVLRAPLPEVRNAVEAVAREAGWTIAEVGGDRLEATDTTFWFGFKDDVVIRLRETDGGVRVDMRSASRVGTSDVGTNAARIRATFEALEARVGG; translated from the coding sequence ATGACGTCACACCGCACGCCCTCCGCCCGCCAGGGCCGGGGCGCCGCCTTCAAGGTCGCCATCGCCGGGGGCATCCTGGCCGGCCTGGCCGGACTCTCCATGGCCGGCGCCGGGCCGGCCTACCGCCTGGCGCTGCTCTCGCTGGGCGAGGCCTTCGGCCTCCTGCGCTACGGGGCGCTCGTCGCCCTCGGTGCCGCCGGGCTGGGCGCGGTGGGCCTGCTGATCGCAGCCGTCACCCGCCGCGCCCTGGCGGCGCTGCTCGCCGCGCTGGTGATCCTGGCCGGCATGGCGCTGGTCGCGGTGCCCTGGCAGCAGCTGCAGCAGGCGCGCACGGTGCCGCCCATCCACGACATCACCACCGATCTCGAGGCGCCGCCGGTCTTCGAGACACTGGCCGAGGCGCGCCAGGCCGCGCCCAACGCCGTGGCCTATCCCGGCGAGGCCACCGCGAAGCAGCAGCGCGAAGGCTATCCGGAGCTCGGGCCGCTGGTGCTCCGGGCACCGCTTCCCGAGGTGCGCAACGCCGTCGAGGCGGTGGCCCGGGAGGCCGGCTGGACGATCGCCGAGGTGGGAGGCGACCGGCTCGAGGCCACCGACACGACCTTCTGGTTCGGCTTCAAGGACGACGTGGTGATCCGCCTGCGCGAGACCGACGGCGGCGTGCGGGTGGACATGCGCTCCGCCTCGCGGGTCGGCACCAGCGACGTGGGCACCAACGCGGCGCGCATCCGGGCCACCTTCGAGGCCCTGGAGGCGCGGGTCGGCGGCTGA
- the bfr gene encoding bacterioferritin — MKGHQEIIDALNGLLAAELAAMDQYFVHAEMYADMGLSKLHARIAHEFDDEKGHAKQLIERILFLEGKPDMHTRTPVRIGQDVEEMLGNDLQLEYEVGDALKAAIALCERERDYQTRAVLQQLLEDTEQDHAHWLEQQLRLIKLLGRENYLVAQM, encoded by the coding sequence ATGAAAGGCCACCAAGAGATCATCGATGCCCTGAACGGCCTGCTCGCCGCCGAGCTGGCCGCCATGGACCAGTACTTCGTCCATGCCGAGATGTATGCCGACATGGGCCTCTCCAAGCTCCATGCGCGCATCGCGCACGAGTTCGACGACGAAAAGGGGCATGCCAAGCAGCTGATCGAGCGCATCCTCTTCCTGGAGGGCAAGCCGGACATGCACACCCGCACCCCGGTGCGCATCGGCCAGGACGTGGAGGAGATGCTCGGCAATGATCTCCAGCTGGAGTACGAGGTGGGCGACGCCCTGAAAGCCGCGATCGCACTGTGCGAGCGGGAGCGCGACTACCAGACCCGCGCCGTGCTCCAGCAGCTGCTCGAGGACACCGAGCAGGATCACGCCCACTGGCTGGAGCAGCAGCTGCGGCTGATCAAGCTGCTGGGACGGGAGAACTACCTGGTCGCCCAGATGTGA
- a CDS encoding cation-translocating P-type ATPase, with translation MATSAPTSTAATLTLRVEGMDCGGCEHKVESALGRLEGIAEVSASSVTGSVKLHHPSHAAPSRDAIERTIHELGYRLISEEEAAAPDAPAPWWRTAKGRLVLVTGGLLVLAFALRLAWPALGQWPFVAATAVGLVPILQGAWGALKQRNPFTIEMLMSIAALGALAIDAAAEAAVVVFLFAVGELLEGVAASRARRSISALADLTPSTARLLEGDDTREVPAATLAPGQRVLIRPGDRVPCDGRILAGASELDESPINGESVPRARAPGDDVFAGTVNLEAALEVEVTRRAEDNTIARVIRLVEEAQAAKAPVARFIDRFARYYMPAVIGLALLMAVAPPLVAGMAWSEAIYRALALLLIACPCALVISTPAAIAAGLSTGARRGLLIKGGAVLEQLGRLKLVALDKTGTLTEGRPRVTDVEALDAGHDEGEILRLAAALERDSSHPIAAAILAHAEQQGLTVPWASDGRALAGRGIAGWVEERELSLVTPRHLAEHGEGIGEDLNARIAELEQTGKSLAVLVEGQRALGLIAVRDEPREDARQGLAALSRLGVRAVMLSGDNARTATAIGEQLGIEAHGELMPGDKAHRVREWQAAGEGPIGKVGDGINDAPALATAEVGIAMGGGTDVALETADAALLKDRVSGIAELIDLSRATLRNIKTNVALALGLKAVFLVTTALGITGMWIAVMADTGATVLVTLNAMRLLGYRFSPGPG, from the coding sequence ATGGCCACATCGGCACCCACCTCCACCGCCGCGACCCTGACGCTGCGCGTCGAGGGCATGGACTGCGGCGGCTGCGAGCACAAGGTCGAGTCGGCGCTGGGTCGTCTGGAGGGCATCGCGGAGGTCTCGGCCAGCTCGGTCACCGGCTCGGTCAAGCTGCATCACCCATCACATGCCGCGCCCTCCCGCGACGCGATCGAGCGCACGATTCATGAGCTCGGCTACCGCCTGATCAGCGAAGAGGAGGCGGCCGCGCCGGACGCCCCGGCGCCCTGGTGGCGCACCGCCAAGGGGCGGCTGGTACTCGTCACCGGCGGCCTGCTCGTGCTGGCCTTCGCGCTGCGCCTGGCCTGGCCGGCGCTCGGCCAGTGGCCCTTCGTCGCCGCCACCGCGGTGGGGCTGGTGCCCATCCTGCAGGGTGCCTGGGGCGCGCTGAAGCAGCGCAACCCCTTCACCATCGAGATGCTGATGAGCATCGCCGCGCTGGGAGCGCTGGCCATCGACGCCGCCGCCGAGGCCGCGGTGGTGGTCTTCCTGTTCGCCGTGGGCGAACTGCTGGAGGGCGTGGCCGCCTCCCGGGCGCGGCGCAGCATCTCGGCGCTGGCGGACCTCACGCCCTCGACGGCGCGGCTGCTGGAGGGCGACGACACTCGCGAAGTGCCGGCCGCTACCCTCGCACCCGGCCAGCGGGTGCTGATCCGGCCGGGCGATCGGGTGCCCTGCGACGGGCGCATCCTCGCCGGCGCCTCCGAGCTCGACGAGTCGCCGATCAACGGCGAGTCGGTGCCCCGGGCGCGGGCGCCGGGCGACGACGTCTTCGCCGGCACCGTGAACCTGGAGGCCGCCCTGGAGGTGGAGGTGACGCGGCGCGCCGAGGACAACACCATCGCCCGGGTCATCCGCCTGGTCGAGGAGGCCCAGGCCGCCAAGGCGCCGGTCGCCCGCTTCATCGATCGCTTCGCGCGCTACTACATGCCGGCGGTGATCGGGCTCGCCCTGCTGATGGCCGTGGCGCCGCCGCTGGTCGCGGGCATGGCCTGGTCGGAGGCGATCTACCGGGCACTGGCGCTGCTGCTGATCGCCTGCCCCTGCGCGCTGGTGATCTCGACCCCGGCGGCGATCGCCGCCGGGCTCTCGACCGGCGCCCGCCGCGGCCTGCTGATCAAGGGCGGCGCGGTGCTGGAGCAGCTCGGACGGCTCAAGCTGGTGGCGCTGGACAAGACCGGCACGCTGACGGAGGGCCGCCCGCGCGTCACCGACGTGGAGGCCCTGGATGCCGGGCACGACGAGGGCGAGATCCTGCGCCTCGCCGCGGCACTCGAGCGCGACTCCAGCCACCCCATCGCCGCAGCCATCCTGGCCCACGCCGAGCAGCAGGGGCTCACGGTGCCCTGGGCGAGCGACGGCCGCGCCCTGGCCGGTCGCGGCATCGCCGGCTGGGTCGAGGAGCGCGAGCTCTCGCTGGTCACCCCGCGCCACCTGGCCGAGCATGGTGAAGGAATCGGCGAGGATCTCAACGCGCGGATCGCCGAGCTTGAGCAGACGGGCAAGAGCCTCGCGGTGCTGGTCGAGGGCCAGCGGGCGCTGGGGCTGATCGCCGTGCGCGACGAGCCCCGCGAGGATGCCCGCCAGGGACTCGCGGCGCTGTCGCGCCTCGGCGTGCGGGCGGTGATGCTCAGCGGCGACAACGCCCGCACCGCCACCGCCATCGGCGAGCAGCTGGGCATCGAGGCCCACGGCGAGCTGATGCCCGGGGACAAGGCCCATCGCGTGCGGGAGTGGCAGGCCGCCGGCGAGGGACCGATCGGCAAGGTGGGCGACGGCATCAACGACGCCCCGGCGCTGGCCACCGCCGAGGTGGGCATCGCCATGGGCGGCGGCACCGACGTGGCGCTGGAGACGGCGGACGCGGCGCTGCTCAAGGACCGCGTCAGCGGCATCGCCGAGCTGATCGACCTCTCCCGGGCCACGCTGCGCAACATCAAGACCAACGTCGCCCTGGCGCTGGGCCTGAAGGCGGTGTTCCTGGTCACCACGGCACTCGGCATCACCGGCATGTGGATCGCGGTGATGGCGGATACCGGCGCCACGGTGCTGGTGACGCTCAACGCCATGCGCCTGCTCGGCTACCGCTTCTCGCCGGGGCCCGGGTAG
- a CDS encoding LysR substrate-binding domain-containing protein, with protein sequence MSPRRLPSLSALRAFEAAARHQSAKQAADELSVTATAISHHIRGLEDALQVDLFVRRPRQLVLTAKGQALFQTLEAAFDSIDETVTRLKAPPARQAATLSTTPAVAVRWLLPWVCRLTEAHPHIDLRIHATHEPVTLDGVTADLAIRYGDGRWPGLVAEKLFDNAFVPTCSPGLHLTDPAELPEHPLIHFRPQGASVTPMDWAGWQKRAAVPGLDVNAGLVFSDETHAISAAIGGQGVALMSRPLIADELAEGRLVQPFGPVLEGKPFYLVYPEHRRDDPTLRAIRDWVLGVPIGLCHPNPTTGRPDDDEGGERQPPS encoded by the coding sequence ATGAGCCCTCGCCGACTCCCTTCGCTTTCGGCCCTGCGGGCCTTCGAGGCCGCCGCCCGCCATCAGAGCGCCAAGCAGGCGGCCGATGAGCTGTCCGTCACGGCCACGGCCATCAGCCATCACATCCGCGGCCTGGAGGACGCCCTTCAGGTGGACCTCTTCGTGCGCCGGCCCCGGCAGCTAGTGCTGACCGCGAAGGGGCAGGCGCTCTTCCAGACTCTGGAGGCCGCGTTCGACAGCATCGACGAGACCGTCACGCGGCTGAAGGCGCCGCCCGCGCGCCAGGCGGCCACGCTCTCCACCACCCCGGCGGTGGCCGTGCGCTGGCTGCTGCCCTGGGTGTGCCGGCTGACGGAGGCGCACCCGCACATCGACCTGCGCATTCACGCCACCCACGAGCCGGTGACGCTGGACGGCGTGACCGCCGACCTGGCGATCCGCTATGGCGACGGCCGCTGGCCCGGGCTGGTGGCGGAGAAGCTCTTCGACAACGCCTTCGTCCCGACCTGCAGCCCGGGACTCCACCTGACCGACCCGGCCGAGCTCCCCGAGCACCCCCTGATCCACTTCCGCCCCCAGGGCGCCTCGGTGACGCCCATGGACTGGGCCGGCTGGCAGAAGCGCGCCGCGGTGCCGGGGCTGGACGTGAACGCCGGGCTGGTGTTCTCCGACGAGACCCACGCCATCTCCGCCGCCATCGGCGGCCAGGGGGTGGCCCTGATGAGCCGGCCGCTGATCGCCGACGAGCTGGCGGAGGGGCGGCTGGTGCAGCCCTTCGGGCCGGTGCTGGAAGGCAAGCCCTTCTACCTGGTCTATCCGGAGCACCGCCGAGATGACCCGACCCTGCGGGCGATCCGCGACTGGGTTCTGGGCGTGCCGATCGGGCTGTGTCACCCGAATCCTACGACGGGCCGCCCGGACGACGACGAAGGCGGGGAGCGCCAGCCCCCGAGCTGA
- a CDS encoding helix-turn-helix domain-containing protein: MTEMSPTIGIGALARRAGCQPETVRYYEQIGLLQAASRTEGGQRRFGEQAVRRLTFIRHARDFGFSVEAVRELLAMSDRPDMCCDEVDALAKHHLEEVESRLQRLAALRDELQRMIGQCAGGKVESCRIIEVLGDHRLCDSDTAHGGAHDLGEPPAARRS, from the coding sequence ATGACGGAGATGTCCCCCACCATCGGCATCGGCGCGCTGGCCCGGCGGGCCGGCTGCCAGCCGGAAACCGTGCGCTACTACGAGCAGATCGGACTGCTGCAGGCCGCCTCGCGGACCGAGGGCGGGCAGCGCCGCTTCGGCGAGCAGGCCGTGCGGCGGCTCACCTTCATCCGCCACGCCCGGGACTTCGGCTTCTCGGTGGAGGCGGTGCGCGAGCTCTTGGCGATGTCGGACCGCCCCGACATGTGCTGCGACGAGGTCGACGCCCTCGCCAAGCACCACCTGGAGGAGGTGGAGTCGCGGCTGCAGCGCCTCGCCGCGCTGCGCGACGAGCTCCAGCGCATGATCGGCCAGTGCGCCGGCGGGAAGGTGGAGAGCTGCCGCATCATCGAGGTGCTCGGCGACCACCGGCTGTGCGACAGCGACACCGCCCATGGCGGCGCCCACGACCTGGGCGAGCCGCCCGCCGCCCGGCGCAGTTGA
- a CDS encoding coiled coil domain-containing protein: MSNRDAYEQKLRAKLDELQAEVEKLKARARSAEADARIDREEEIDRLEARREEMRRKLEELRHSGDEAWDDIRAGAERAWESLSDAIEKARSRFNK, translated from the coding sequence ATGAGCAATCGAGACGCCTACGAGCAGAAGCTGCGCGCCAAGCTGGACGAACTGCAGGCCGAGGTGGAGAAGCTGAAGGCCCGCGCCCGAAGCGCCGAGGCGGATGCGCGCATCGACCGGGAGGAGGAGATCGATCGGCTCGAGGCCCGCCGCGAGGAGATGCGCCGAAAGCTCGAGGAGCTCCGCCACTCCGGCGACGAGGCCTGGGACGACATCCGCGCCGGCGCGGAACGCGCCTGGGAATCCCTGAGCGACGCGATCGAGAAGGCGCGTTCGCGCTTCAACAAGTAA
- a CDS encoding PhzF family phenazine biosynthesis protein, whose product MPGTLYRLASFTQDPEGGNPAGVWIGDALPDAATMRNIAAEVGYSETAFLGPEHDGVRTVRYYSPEAEVSFCGHATVAAGVVLGRLNGAGTYRLATAVGEVPVSVERVDGDWHAALVSVAPEQRAVSPALVEAALTSLGWAAAELDPELPPALAYAGAWHLVLAVASRARLDELSYDFASLKALMLRENLTTLQLVWRESATCFHVRDPFPVGGVIEDPATGAAAAALGGYLRDAGLIEAPARLTLRQGEAMGRPSRLEVEVPATGGIVVSGTAVSLQAP is encoded by the coding sequence ATGCCTGGCACTCTCTACCGGTTGGCCTCGTTCACCCAGGACCCCGAGGGCGGCAACCCTGCCGGCGTCTGGATCGGCGACGCCCTGCCCGACGCGGCGACCATGCGTAACATCGCCGCCGAGGTAGGCTATTCCGAAACGGCCTTCCTCGGCCCGGAACATGACGGCGTGCGCACGGTGAGGTACTACAGCCCCGAGGCCGAGGTCAGCTTCTGTGGCCATGCCACCGTGGCCGCCGGAGTGGTGCTGGGTCGCCTCAATGGGGCAGGCACCTACCGGCTCGCCACGGCGGTCGGCGAGGTGCCGGTGTCGGTCGAACGGGTCGACGGCGACTGGCATGCCGCGCTGGTCTCGGTGGCCCCCGAACAGCGAGCCGTCTCCCCGGCCTTGGTCGAGGCGGCACTGACGAGTCTCGGCTGGGCGGCTGCCGAGCTGGACCCGGAGCTGCCTCCGGCCCTGGCCTATGCCGGCGCCTGGCACCTGGTGCTGGCCGTCGCGTCCAGGGCGCGGCTCGATGAGCTGTCCTACGACTTCGCGTCTCTCAAGGCTCTGATGCTGCGTGAGAACCTCACCACGCTCCAGCTCGTGTGGCGGGAATCGGCGACATGCTTCCATGTTCGCGATCCGTTTCCGGTTGGCGGGGTCATCGAGGATCCGGCCACCGGCGCCGCGGCGGCGGCGCTGGGAGGCTACCTACGCGATGCCGGCTTGATCGAAGCCCCCGCCCGGTTGACGCTGCGGCAGGGCGAAGCGATGGGCCGGCCGAGTCGGCTCGAGGTCGAGGTGCCGGCCACCGGGGGCATCGTGGTCTCGGGCACCGCGGTGTCGCTCCAGGCGCCCTAG